The Cicer arietinum cultivar CDC Frontier isolate Library 1 chromosome 1, Cicar.CDCFrontier_v2.0, whole genome shotgun sequence genome contains the following window.
ctttttctctttctctaagattttaattttaatcatcaatTAACCCCTATAATTTgggtgataatttttttttatgtcttcACTGGCTTCTCAtaggaaatttaaaaaaaaaattgcatttcattAAGCTACAGAGTCCAAAAGGACTTGATGTACAATATAGCCTAGAACCTCTTTGATCTCATTGGATTTGATATGGGCAAATTGGGTCATTAAATGAGCAACCTTAAGTATTGAGAGTTTACATTTTAGATTGAGACTTACATTTCATTTCATGTGAAagcaaatttaatttttcttttgaatttataaattttaaataaattaaatattttttatcagtaaatattttttttttaaatttagattttaaataaaattatattagaatAAAAATCTGGGTTACTATGTCTAGATAAAAATTTGtgaatatacatattaaaaatttattttcttagttCTACTATAATTTTCCTTGCATAAATTTTAGAATGAAGGGCTAAAACGTTAaagtgaaaatttaaattagtttatcttataatttctatttatatacctattaaaaatttatctatgaaataattatttaaggATTTTTTATTTGGTAAATACTCctgtatattttctttttaaaatgtgTCTATACTCTGGTTGGTGATGTAGCTTTCACCTAATCTGCATCTCTATTGATGATATAATGGACCTTCAATATATAATCCTTACTCTTTcaacttaaattaaaaacagAAAAGCAAATTGTTTCTTAATGTTGTGAAATACAGAGATCAATGGATAATTAAAtcaagattgttcttggttttgTACAGAAAAATCTAGTTTGATTGAAACTGAAAAGGGAAGATTGATCAGATTAATGTCAaataacgttcttcgttttctgactaaaacaaaaaatgatcagtttaaacataatttaaagTTTGTAATGTTAAAATGAACACACAGAATTGTTAACTTAGTTCATAGTAAAACTCATACGTATGAGGAACTGGATCCGACTTCGAATTATCACTAATATGAGATTAAAATGATTACAAACTAACTTTTCCTGTTTTGCTGCCAAAATTGATAAGTGTGTAAAACTTAAGTTTTCAGTTTTCTGCACTTCTACTTATACATTGGTTTGTTACAAAAGTTAGTTACAACTAATCAACTAAAATAACAGTACCAAAACTAGATTCTAGATTGGCTTGGATATAACATATTTGAGATAGTAATATCAGAAAGATTATGTTATTGTCCTTGTGATGAAATCATAATTACTGCTAGGAAAAAACAAGCTTGAATCATATGTTTCATAGAGTCACATGTATGCAGCTTCTAATTAATCAGAAATACTCCTTTATGATTGGTGTGTATGAGCTCAATTCCAAATTATTCATCTCTTCTTTTCAATATTAACGATAAATCTTGACCAATAGATATATTATTGTCAAGAAATTATTGAATAAGTACTAAATGCACTTAGGAGTAACATTAACTGATCAATGACTTGACAAATTGTTGTAGATTGGAGAGACTTGGATTACTATTACTCCCATAATGGTACATGAGAGGGACCATTCTTGCAGCATTAAGACAAAAATTGATAAAGGATGATGGAAATATTGGATTTGGGTTTATGATTTCTTGATTGAGACGTTTCcattcatttgaaatcatgTTAGCAACATGTCTTTGTGCTTCTTCACTTGAAATATCTTGGTGTTCATTAATATAGCAATCAATATATGAGCCATCAAGACCATTTTGATCTCCACTCTGCAttttatgttaataaatatataataatgtttgtttcaaaatgttataaatgaataatatgaattattttaccTTAGCTCCTTCTAAATCATCAGAAAGACGAAGAATTTTAGCCACTGAATATATGATATTTGGAAATTGATGGTCCAAGATAGCAATAGTTTGTTCCTGAATAATGTGATCGAAGAGGAAGAATGAATGCACAAGTACAAGATGGACTCCTGTACTAACAATTCCATTCTTCAAGTATTCATCTGCCTTTGCCAAGTAACCAGAATTTAACCAATGTGCTTCTTTCAACACAGAATTTAAAAATCTCTCCCACTGTTTCACACAAATTAATATGCTAGCTTcattagaaatatatataataataatctcttgtttctaaaaataatttatatggtcaaatatcatatcatatcatactATATATAAACACACTTGATTTGTTTACCGATTTTTTAAGCGTGTCTATGGGGTTTAATCCATGCTTTTTGTAGACCTTTTCCGCGAATTCATTGGTAATCTTATAAATcaaacttaaacaatttttcaTGAAGTCTGGAAGTTTCTCTGTACCAGCCAATTCCCATCTGAATTCATACATTCAATCATTAGACTgatatatcaatatatatatatgttatgctaaattaaattcattttatagataaatatgcTATACAAATTTTGTAGCAAATTATAAATCTCACTTAATTTTATAAACCTTATATATGTGTGTTAgaaattacttttaataaaatttggtttataaagaaaatatatatacctTTTAGCAGCGTCCGTAAATAGAGTAAGTTGATCTAATGTCCCATGAACATCAAAAATGTCATCAACAACATAAATTAGAGAGATAACTTTGGTGAGTTCAATCCTTTGCTCTGAAAAGTTTGGATCTGTAAAGCATGTCATGGGCCACATGTACCATTTGAGTGGTTCATACATAACAAACTTGGCCTCCTTGGACATTCCTAGGTCTTTCCAccatctattttaattttaatataaaaagtatttatttaattgtaatataaaaagaaataagtaaaataacAACTTTTTTTAGTTAGGGAACTAACTTGGAAACTTCAATGATCTCATTTTGATTCATGATTCTAACTATGTTGGAATTGATATTAGCAAGCTCCTCTAAACAAGTCCATTCATTATTGGCCTTCAAACCACTTAggaatatgttattattgtccATGAACCTTGACAAGCCATAGTGAAGTGGATATTGAAGAGTGTTTGCAACATAAATAGCTTCATTGCAATTTTGATTTCTTGACAACCATGTATGAAGAAGCTCACTACTAAAATTCCCTATATCTTTTAGAATATCTTCTCCTTCCATACTTAGTTGAGATGCTTCGTACATAGCAATGAGACCCTTCATATCATTGCcatatttttctcttaaatttctTTTGTTACACATCAAGCTGTCAAATAAATCTGTTCACCAATTACAGTTGGTGATTAGTAACTAACTTCTTCAATATATATAGTtactatttaattataatttctatTAGGGGTGGCAATAGCAATCTATTCATTAATCCATATTGATCCGATCAATCCCTTCATTTTATAGTAGAA
Protein-coding sequences here:
- the LOC101505365 gene encoding neryl diphosphate diphosphatase, chloroplastic-like — encoded protein: MDVIYVKQALILEEAKKVYKKFACGEDPMESLYMIDIIQRLGIEHHFAEEIEKQYLILNNINPIEFVKSHELYDVALTFRLLRQGGHYVNPDLFDSLMCNKRNLREKYGNDMKGLIAMYEASQLSMEGEDILKDIGNFSSELLHTWLSRNQNCNEAIYVANTLQYPLHYGLSRFMDNNNIFLSGLKANNEWTCLEELANINSNIVRIMNQNEIIEVSKWWKDLGMSKEAKFVMYEPLKWYMWPMTCFTDPNFSEQRIELTKVISLIYVVDDIFDVHGTLDQLTLFTDAAKRWELAGTEKLPDFMKNCLSLIYKITNEFAEKVYKKHGLNPIDTLKKSWERFLNSVLKEAHWLNSGYLAKADEYLKNGIVSTGVHLVLVHSFFLFDHIIQEQTIAILDHQFPNIIYSVAKILRLSDDLEGAKSGDQNGLDGSYIDCYINEHQDISSEEAQRHVANMISNEWKRLNQEIINPNPIFPSSFINFCLNAARMVPLMYHYGSNSNPSLSNLQQFVKSLIS